The following coding sequences are from one Halomicrobium zhouii window:
- a CDS encoding HD domain-containing protein, which translates to MSDTETDADSDGHRYDPSADHAFPDERVNDVLEYVETDEEIQAYLEAQNVNPVARKGYNDHGSKHVSIVRHRALCLYDLLKRGDVAFNGALEQGLDEADEPVIVALAATLHDIGHVVHRDEHPYYSIPLAADLLDRVLPEFYDVADEVRVKGEILHAILCHHTPEDPLTLEAGVVRVADALDMEQGRSRIPYEQGGRGINTVSSQAIKRVFLEPGDDKAVLVEIEMTNAAGVYQVDNLLKAKLHGSGLEEHVRIVALNIREETEPLVERIEL; encoded by the coding sequence ATGAGTGACACCGAGACAGACGCCGATAGCGACGGGCACCGTTACGACCCGTCGGCAGACCACGCGTTCCCCGACGAACGCGTCAACGACGTGCTCGAATACGTCGAAACTGACGAGGAGATACAGGCCTATCTCGAGGCCCAGAACGTCAATCCAGTCGCGCGAAAGGGGTACAACGACCACGGGAGCAAACACGTCAGCATCGTCCGGCATCGGGCCCTCTGCCTCTACGACCTGCTCAAGCGGGGCGACGTCGCGTTCAACGGCGCGCTCGAACAGGGGCTCGACGAAGCGGACGAACCGGTTATCGTCGCTCTCGCGGCGACGCTGCACGACATCGGTCACGTCGTTCACCGGGACGAGCACCCCTACTACTCCATCCCGCTGGCCGCGGACCTGCTGGACCGCGTCCTCCCGGAGTTCTACGACGTCGCGGACGAGGTGCGCGTCAAGGGCGAGATACTCCACGCCATCCTCTGTCACCACACTCCGGAGGACCCGCTGACGCTCGAAGCGGGCGTCGTCCGCGTCGCTGACGCACTGGACATGGAACAGGGCCGGTCCCGTATTCCCTACGAACAGGGCGGCCGGGGCATCAATACGGTGTCGAGCCAGGCTATCAAGCGCGTCTTCCTCGAACCGGGCGACGACAAGGCAGTCCTCGTCGAGATCGAGATGACCAACGCCGCCGGTGTCTACCAGGTCGACAACCTGTTGAAGGCGAAACTCCACGGCTCCGGACTGGAAGAACACGTCCGAATCGTCGCACTCAACATCCGGGAGGAGACCGAGCCGCTCGTCGAACGAATCGAACTCTGA
- a CDS encoding twin-arginine translocase TatA/TatE family subunit, translated as MPGTQEMMIILLIAVLLFGANKIPKLARSTGEAMGEFQKGREEVEQELQEIREGETKSSTSADTTVESDATESTTTETSTE; from the coding sequence CTGCCCGGAACCCAGGAGATGATGATCATTCTCCTGATCGCAGTCCTGCTGTTCGGCGCGAACAAAATCCCCAAGCTCGCCCGCTCGACCGGCGAGGCGATGGGTGAATTCCAGAAAGGCCGCGAAGAAGTGGAGCAGGAACTCCAGGAGATCAGGGAAGGCGAGACCAAATCCAGCACGTCTGCCGACACCACGGTCGAATCGGACGCCACCGAATCCACCACGACCGAGACGTCCACCGAGTAA
- a CDS encoding halocyanin domain-containing protein: protein MRSPLTRRHLLSTAAALTATAGCVSSGTTRSPDTAENDATQTSTTEPSPDASEQSETDLDAWLADANGYDGTIPGAGLDDSVSIWVGDDVTGDGNHLAFGPPAVKVTPGTTVYWEWTGHGGEHNVVSVDGAFESGEPFEGNTGTIFEHTFDETGTYRYVCEAHEDEGMKGAVVVATPPSTDYPVVNEWLANGSSWDGTIADETDVETTTVMVGAEALRGAFAFSPPAVKIAAGTTVSWEWTGEGGGHDVVFEDADIRTDDISAEPGVHFEHTFEQSGVYRYACRPHEGIGMKGAVVVE from the coding sequence ATGCGCTCCCCGCTTACCAGACGCCACCTCCTCAGTACCGCAGCAGCACTGACGGCCACTGCCGGATGCGTAAGCAGCGGAACGACCCGCTCACCGGACACGGCCGAGAACGACGCAACTCAGACCTCCACTACAGAGCCATCGCCGGACGCGAGCGAGCAATCCGAAACCGACCTCGACGCGTGGCTCGCCGACGCCAACGGCTACGACGGAACGATACCGGGCGCCGGTCTGGACGATTCCGTCTCCATCTGGGTCGGCGACGACGTCACGGGCGATGGCAACCATCTGGCGTTCGGCCCGCCGGCTGTCAAGGTCACGCCCGGCACGACAGTCTACTGGGAGTGGACTGGCCACGGCGGCGAGCACAACGTCGTCTCCGTCGACGGCGCCTTCGAGAGCGGCGAACCGTTCGAGGGTAACACCGGTACTATCTTCGAACATACCTTCGACGAGACCGGAACGTACCGCTACGTTTGCGAAGCACACGAGGACGAGGGAATGAAAGGCGCTGTCGTCGTCGCCACGCCGCCGTCGACCGACTATCCCGTCGTCAACGAGTGGCTCGCGAACGGCAGTAGCTGGGACGGCACCATCGCCGACGAAACTGACGTGGAGACGACGACGGTGATGGTCGGCGCCGAAGCCCTCCGCGGCGCCTTCGCCTTCTCGCCGCCCGCGGTGAAGATTGCAGCCGGGACGACGGTCTCGTGGGAGTGGACTGGTGAGGGGGGCGGTCACGACGTCGTGTTCGAGGACGCCGATATCCGGACTGACGACATCAGCGCCGAGCCCGGCGTCCACTTCGAGCACACGTTCGAGCAGTCCGGCGTCTATCGGTACGCTTGCAGACCCCACGAGGGCATCGGGATGAAAGGCGCCGTCGTCGTCGAGTAG
- a CDS encoding winged helix-turn-helix domain-containing protein, protein MTTDEHHANQSLFDALADPDCRQIVVSLESPASAKEVAEQCDLPQTSTYRKLELLSEAGLVEERTRIRSDGHHATCYVRDFDGVFVAVDGDQSFDVDVVSGSESPDERLARFWSRISEEL, encoded by the coding sequence ATGACGACAGACGAACACCACGCGAACCAGTCACTGTTCGACGCCCTCGCGGACCCCGATTGTCGTCAGATAGTCGTCTCCCTCGAGTCGCCCGCCTCCGCCAAGGAGGTCGCAGAGCAGTGTGATCTTCCCCAGACGAGCACGTACCGCAAGCTCGAACTCCTGAGCGAGGCAGGCCTCGTCGAGGAACGGACGCGGATCCGCTCCGATGGGCACCACGCCACCTGTTACGTCAGGGACTTCGACGGCGTGTTCGTCGCGGTCGACGGAGACCAGTCCTTTGATGTCGACGTGGTGAGTGGGTCCGAATCACCCGACGAACGGCTCGCACGCTTCTGGTCACGCATCAGTGAGGAACTATGA